One genomic region from Delphinus delphis chromosome 14, mDelDel1.2, whole genome shotgun sequence encodes:
- the LOC132437423 gene encoding LOW QUALITY PROTEIN: uncharacterized protein (The sequence of the model RefSeq protein was modified relative to this genomic sequence to represent the inferred CDS: deleted 3 bases in 3 codons): MPRRAHSHRLLSASRLLPVYYRRPLPPRDTHLRSNTQTHSGDSWGPEKPARSAGRVLEWRGLCCCPGVGWGCPATGWGGAARGGPDSGMGLRAGVSVPGQLPGFPRGGGDSEAPWVPPGGPSPVAARLCPVGRQSEDGAGTIGFPRPNFLSRPIGTCSSSSRRPAPRGNATRRPKNYKSLHPPRRGRERRGAERSGAVWLEMETNKGKGWGSAALFGAGRFTRYARSLSNLHDNPARHYCIQPTTCQRSQTARVVEMGLNPEP; this comes from the exons ATGCCCCGCCGCGCGCATTCCCACAGACTTCTGTCCGCTTCCCGGCTTCTCCCGGTTTATTACCGGCGGCCGCTGCCGCCTCGGGACACACATTTACGCAGCAACACGCAAACCCATTCTGGCGACTCCTGGGGACCCGAGAAACCGGCGCGGAGTG cggGGCGCGTGCTCGAGTGGCGGGGGCTCTGCTGCTGCCCGGGAGTGGGTTGGGGGTGC CCGGCGACAGGATGGGGAGGCGCTGCACGAGGCGGGCCGGACTCCGGGATG GGGCTGCGGGCGGGAGTCTCCGTGCCCGGCCAGCTTCCAGGCTTCCCGCGGGGAGGAGGGGACAGCGAAGCGCCCTGGGTCCCTCCCGGAGGACCAAGCCCCGTGGCAGCCAGGCTCTGC CCGGTGGGCCGCCAGAGCGAAGACGGGGCGGGGACGATCGGTTTTCCGCGCCCCAATTTCCTTTCACGGCCTATTGGGACGTGTAGTTCTTCCTCTCGCCGTCCGGCTCCGAGAGGAAACGCGACTAGGAGaccaaaaaactacaaatccCTGCATCCTCCGCGACGAGGGCGGGAGAGGCGTGGTGCTGAGCGTTCTGGTGCTGTTTGGTTGGAGATGGAAACCAACAAAGGGAAGGGCTGGGGTTCTGCTGCG CTTTTCGGTGCTGGGCGCTTCACACGTTACGCACGTTCTTTATCTAATCTTCACGACAACCCTGCGAGGCACTATTGTATCCAGCCGACTACTTGCCAGAGATCACAAACCGCCCGGGTGGTCGAGATGGGATTGAACCCAGAGCCCTGA